The region CTTGGATGCCTCCTGGCTTTGGAAGCCTCCAGTGTAATCTGGCTTGTCATCCCACCACTTACCCTAAAAGAACAAACCACAAGAACATGAAACTATCACGAACAGGTCCTATAATTTTAAAGAGGGAACTGTTGGGTAGTGTGCTACAGTTAGCTTCGGCCGGCTCAGAAGAGGGATCCTTGGCATCTCCCAAGTTCAGTAACATCATTTTAGTAGTTTAAAATCATCCATGGTGAGAGTATATACAACACAGAAGTTGGCGAAACACCAGAAATAAGGGCTATTTTGCCCCTAGAGAATGGGTTGCTAAACATTTACCAGCATGCCACTGATCCTGTCAGGGCTGGAGTCCTGAGGCAGATGTGGCTGGGGACCCAAGCAGCAGCCTGTGGGAAGTGGAGCTTCAAGATGACCCAGGGCTCTAGCTGGCGGAAGGTGCTCCTCCAGCCCACTGCTCGCAGAGGCCTGGGTACCTCTGGTTCTCCAGAGACGGCAGGGTTGTGAGGAGGAAGAATGAGGACAGGCTGAGTGCCACAGCTGCTCACAATCCCAGTGGACTGGGCAGGGGTGCCCTGTGTTGCATGCCCAGGTGTGATGGCTTCCACCAACACAGCAGGTATGGGTTTGGAATGGGGTTTGCTCTTGAGCCTGTGAAGGGGCTTCAGACAGAGGCTTTGAACATGGAGAGTGACCAGACCACATTTAAGGTTTTGTGGCCAAGTGCCACCAGAATCCAGCCTTATGTCTCCATTCCCATGGGGCTGAACATCTGGGAGAACATCTGGGCTCTCTGACCCCTGACGAGTGagatgcagggacttccctggtggtgcaatgcttaagaatctgctttgcagtgtaggggacacaggtttaatccttggtaagggaactaagatccctcatgcctcacAACTcggcccacacaccgcaactaccaagcccatgctctggagcccgtgagccacagctagGGTCCGTGCACTGCCATGAAGTTCCCACGAGACGtgacaaagatcctgcatgccacagctagccccagcacagtcaaataactATTAGTGAGGTGCAGACATTTTCCACCTCTCTCAGGGACAGGAGTAGCAGAGTGGATAGGAGGAAAATTCCAGAACTACTCATTTTGGTAATAACCAAGCATTGAGACAGATGCCAAAGTGCCTTTAAATACACCACACCCACTTCTATGCTTACAGAGCTTTGGGAAGGAACTTGTACTGTAGACCCAGGAACAACACAGTGTAAGCTGGCAGACACCTCAGAGACCATCGTGCAGGCTGGAAAACAGGCTGGGTGAGGGGAAGGGGCTTTCTTAGAGCATGTAGCCATCATGGAGAAGACCAGGGACTCGAACTAGGCCTCCTGAGTCTGAGCTACCTTCTTTTGAATATCACTACACTGCCTCCTTCCAGGTATCTAGGAGGCCAAAGGGTTGTCATGACAGCAAGAGGTAAGGCATCCTGGAAACTTTAGGGGAAGTCATTCAGGAATGTCATTAGGAGATTGCTGTCTCCTTTCACAATCAGGTGcgatttatttgtttaaaacatCACAGTGACTGGAAGGAATAGGGCAGGAATAGACATTTGGCGTCACTGATTACATTAGGTTCTTTGGGGACCTTGGCGTCAGGACCATGACTGATCAGATCTTTGGTTTTTGAGGGGAAGTGAATGTCAGTTTACCCAGGAGGTGGAACTGCACAGGAGAGGCAGTGGTGGGGATtctggaagggaaaggaaaggaagagaatcaGGCTCTGTCCCAGTCTAGCCAACACTTAGAGGTGGAAGGGGGCCCTCACTTAGGGCTGAGTCTTGGGCAGTGGCTTCTGTGTCATATTGTCAGGCTTCTCCCCCAGCTCTAGGATATGAAGGCTGAGATGGTCCCTCCAAGCCTTGCTCAGCAGGGAGGACAGGGTTGGTGGGTCCTCCAGGGTCAGGTGGGGAAAGATGAGCGTCTCACTCCTGAGTGGGAAGCGGCACTTCCTCACGGCCAGCCTGGTGGTGCCCGGGGTCACCACAAACAGGCGGCAGAGCCATGGCCCCCCGGCCGCTTGGCAGGCTGGGTGTCTGGTGAAGTTGTTCAGGGCTTGGCATAGGACCCGGTCCTCAGCCCCGCCCATGTCCACCACATCCACTGGCAAGCCCAAGCCTGGGAGGTGCAGGAGGTGCCGGGGGGGCATGTAGGTGTGGGTGAAGACGAGTGTGAAGTGGGTGGGTACACGCAGGGCCTCAGGGGCATGAACCACCCGCTCCAGGTGCCCCAGGCCAGGCACAAGGCCCCCCTGGTGCAGACAGCCGAAGAAGAGGGCACCCAGGATGTTGAAGAGGGCCAGAGTGCCCCTGCAGGGGGCCGGCTGCGTCTGCAGACTACAGAGCAGGACAAGGGGCACCAGGAGGGGAATCAGGAACCGAGCCTCCTGGTGGCTAAAGGCAGACAGCAGGGCGAGGGGCACAAAGTAGAAGAGCAGGAGGAGAGACCTGGGGCTGGGCCGTGGGCTCCAGGCTCCCAGTGTCCTTGGGAAGCCCATCTGGGCAAAGGCCTGCAAGCCAGCCCGCAGCTGCTGCCACGCGGCCTGCAGGCTATGGGCGTGCAGCGCCCCAAAGAGCAGGAAGCCATTGACGGCCAGGTGAGTGAGCCTCGCATGGGTGCCGTGCCTTGCCAGGTTCACCGGATCCAGGTTGTAGCGCAAGAAGTTGGCAGGTGTAAGGACAAGGGTGCTGGGTCTAGATGGACCGGAGAAGTACCAGCTGTCCACAGCCACAAATACCACTGCAGTGAGGCTTGCCCCCGGGAGCAGCGCCAGGGCTTGCTGGGTCAGTGACTTGAAGCTGGAATCTGTGGCTCCGCAAGTGCCCCAGAGGAAGAGGGGGACCAGAGCAAAGGCCAGAAAGGTGGGCCGGTTGAAGAAGCCAGCCACCACGAGGCCCCCAAGAAGCCAGCCATGCCACCGTGGGCCTGGAGCGGGCTTCCTAGGTGTGCGGCTCCCGGCCACCCCGGGGGACACCAGTACCAGCAGCCAGGCGAAGAGCAGTCCCTCGATGGCATTGGAGAAGGTCCTTGTGTAGAAGACCAGGGTGACGTAGGACCCCGATAGCAGGAGCAGGGCATTCCAGCGCTCGGCCCCCCAGCCTGGAGCCAGGTGGTACACGGCCAGGTCCAGGGCAAAGGAGAGGGCAGTGAGGAGGAGTCGGGGCCCCACCAGCAGCATGTAGCCACTCACCGTGCCCGGCCATGGCCCCCACTCTTCCCAGAGCCTGAGGAGCCAGAAGGCAGAGCCAGAGGTCAGCAGTGGGAAGACTGCTGTGCGGCA is a window of Ovis aries strain OAR_USU_Benz2616 breed Rambouillet chromosome 1, ARS-UI_Ramb_v3.0, whole genome shotgun sequence DNA encoding:
- the PIGZ gene encoding GPI mannosyltransferase 4; this translates as MEMAARVLWGSLGLLRLAWCLLPQTGYVHPDEFFQSPEVIAGDVLGVAAARPWEFHPSSPCRTAVFPLLTSGSAFWLLRLWEEWGPWPGTVSGYMLLVGPRLLLTALSFALDLAVYHLAPGWGAERWNALLLLSGSYVTLVFYTRTFSNAIEGLLFAWLLVLVSPGVAGSRTPRKPAPGPRWHGWLLGGLVVAGFFNRPTFLAFALVPLFLWGTCGATDSSFKSLTQQALALLPGASLTAVVFVAVDSWYFSGPSRPSTLVLTPANFLRYNLDPVNLARHGTHARLTHLAVNGFLLFGALHAHSLQAAWQQLRAGLQAFAQMGFPRTLGAWSPRPSPRSLLLLFYFVPLALLSAFSHQEARFLIPLLVPLVLLCSLQTQPAPCRGTLALFNILGALFFGCLHQGGLVPGLGHLERVVHAPEALRVPTHFTLVFTHTYMPPRHLLHLPGLGLPVDVVDMGGAEDRVLCQALNNFTRHPACQAAGGPWLCRLFVVTPGTTRLAVRKCRFPLRSETLIFPHLTLEDPPTLSSLLSKAWRDHLSLHILELGEKPDNMTQKPLPKTQP